A single genomic interval of Verrucomicrobiota bacterium harbors:
- a CDS encoding addiction module toxin RelE, whose product MPCLSRLRRMARKLRIEYPGAIYHLMNRGDRREEIF is encoded by the coding sequence TTGCCCTGTTTGAGCAGGCTTCGGCGCATGGCACGCAAGCTCCGCATTGAGTATCCGGGCGCGATTTACCACCTGATGAATCGTGGCGACCGGCGGGAAGAGATCTTC